GAACGTGATCGAGACGTAGAAGTAGGTGAAGCCGACCGTGGCCAGGAAGAATGCCGCCATGTAGAGGGGGTGGTCGCCGGAGCCGAAGTACTGTGCGACGAACTCATAGAGCGGCCCCACATCCTCGCCGGCCTCCGGCTGGTTGAACTGCATCCACACGCTCGGCAGCATCAGCACCGAGGAGGAGAAGATGACCGGGATGACCCCTGCCATGTTGACCTTGATCGGGATGTAGGTGGAGGAGCCTCCCACCGTGCGGCGGCCGATCTGCTTCTTCGCGTACTGGACCGGCACGCGGCGCTGGGACTGCTCGACGAAGACGATGGCCGCGATCAGCAGCAGGCCGATCACGCAGACCACGGTGAATACCCGCCAGCCCTGCACGGCCCAGATCTCCTGCATGGAGCCGGGGAAGCCGGCGGCGATGGCGACGAAGATCAGGATGGACATGCCGTTGCCGACGCCGCGCTCAGTGATCTGCTCGCCGAGCCACATGATCATCGCCACGCCGGTGACCAGCGTGAGGATCATCAGCACGATGATGAACAGCGACTGGTCGGGGATGATCCACTCGCCCTCACACCCCAGGAGCGTGCCGGTGCGCGCCATGGTGACGAGCACTGTCGCGTTCATCAGGGCCAGCGCAAGGGTGAGGTAGCGGGTGTACTGGGTCAGTTTTGCCTGGCCCTGCGCTCCTTCCCGCTGGAGCGCCTCAAAGCGAGGGATGACCACGCGCAGCAGCTGCACGATGATGGCCGCCGTGATGTAGGGCATGACTCCGAGCGCAAAGACGGAGAGCTGCAGCATCGCCCCGCCGGAGAACATGTTCACGAAGTTGTACAGGCCGCCCTCGGCGTTGCCCAGCGCAAGGCACCGCTGAACGCCGGCGTAGTCGACCCCGGGGGCGGGGATGAATGCGCCGATGCGGTAGATCACGATGATCCCGAGCGTAAACAGGATCTTCATGCGCAGGTCGGGTGACTGGAACACCCTGGCTATTGCGCTGAACAAGCGTCCTCCTCAAATGGGTCAGGCGACCACACAGTCTGCCATCCTAACGCGAACGGCCCCCTGGGGCCTCAGCTGAGGCCCCAGGGGGCTCGTCTCACGTCAGGGGCTTCTTCACTCCGGCTTCGGAGCGCCCTTCACCGGCAGGGTCTCAACGGACCCGCCGACTGCGGTGATCTTCTGCTCCGCGGAGCCGGAGAAGGCGTGAGCCTTCACCGTCAGCGCGGCGGAGATCTCGCCGGTGCCGAGAATCTTCACCGGCTGGCCTTTGCGGGCCAGGCCCTTGGCGATGAGGTCGGATGCTGTGACCTCGCCGCCCTCGGGGTAGACCTCGGCCAGCTTGCCGACGTTCACCGGGGAGTACTCGACCCGGAAGGGGTTCTTGAAGCCGCGGAGCTTCGGGAGGCGCATGTGCAGCGGAAGCTGACCGCCCTCGAAGCCGGGCCGAACCTGGTAGCGGGCCTTGGTGCCCTTGGTGCCGCGACCCGCGGTCTTGCCCTTGGAGGCCTCACCGCGGCCCACACGGGTGCGGGCCTTGCGGGAGCCCGGAGCAGGCTTCAGGTCGTGCAGCTTGAGGACATCGCCCTCTGCGGGGGTGTTCTCTGCCATTACTTGGTCTCCTCAACCTTGACGAGGTGCTTGACCGCGTTGAGCATGCCCACGGTGACCGGGTCGGCCTGGCGCACCACGGTGTGGTGGATGCGCTTCAGGCCGAGGGACCGGACAGTCTCGCGATGGGCCGGCTTGGCACCGATGGTGGACTTGATCTGGGTGATCTCCAGCGTCGCATCGGAAGGTTTGAAGTCCGGTGCGGTGCTGTGCTGGATCTTCTGTGCCATTGCTTATGCACCTGCCTTCTGAGCGCGGGCCTCACGGTCGGCCTGCATGGTCCTGACCATGGGGGCCGGGGCGACCTCGTCGAGGGACTTGCCGCGGCGGGCTGCCACAGCCTCGGGCTCCTCGAGCTGCTTCAGAGCGTCGATGGTTCCGTGAACGATGTTGATCGCGTTGACCGAGCCCATGGACTTGGTCAGCACATCGTGGATGCCTGCACACTCAAGCACGGCACGCACGGGACCGCCGGCGATCACACCGGTACCTGCGGATGCGGGGCGCAGCAGCACGACGCCGGCTGCGTCCTCACCCTTGACCAGGTGCGGAATGGTCGAGCCGACGCGAGGCACGCGGAAGAAGCTCTTCTTGGCCTCCTCGACGCCCTTCTGGATCGCGGCGGGAACCTCTTTGGCCTTGCCGTAGCCGACGCCGACGGTTCCGTCGCCGTCGCCCACGACCACAAGCGCGGTGAAGCTGAAGCGACGACCGCCCTTGACGACCTTGGAGACACGGTTGATGGTCACGACGCGCTCGAGGAACTTGTCCCGGTCGTCGTCGCGGCCTCCCCCGCGGCCTCCGCGGCCGCCCTCACGGCGACCTCCGCGGCCGCCGTCACGCCCGCCGGAGCGTTCGCTGCGGCCCTGGCTCTGGGTGTTCTCGGACTGGGGCTGCTGCTGGGCAGCTGCCTCGGTGGTCTCGTTCGCCTCAGTCACCTGTGCGTCCTTCTCGTTGGTGTTCTCGCTCACAGCTTCAGCCCACCTTCCCGGGCGCCGTCGGCGACGGCGGCCACGCGGCCGTGGTACTTGTTGCCGCCGCGGTCAAAGACCACGGCCTCAATGCCGGCAGCCTTGGCCCGCTCGGCGATGAGCTCGCCCACGCGCTTGGCCTTGGCAGTCTTGTCGCCGTCGAAGCTCCGAAGGTCTGCCTCCATGGTGGTGGCGGAGACCACGGTGTGGGACTCGAGGTCGTTGACCACCTGGGCCACCATGTGGCGGGAGGAGCGGTTGACCACCAGGCGCGGCCGCTCGGCGGTGCCGGAGACCTTCTTGCGCAGGCGCAGGTGGCGCCGGCCGCGGGCAGCGGACTTGGACTTGCCCTTGATACCGATAGCCATGATTACTTACCTGCCTTTCCGGCCTTGCGGCGAAGCTGCTCGCCCTCGTAGCGCACGCCTTTGCCCTTGTACGGGTCGGGGCGGCGCAGTTTGCGGATGTTCGCGGCGACTTCGCCGACCTGCTGCTTGTCGATGCCTGTGACGGCGAGCTTGTTCGCACCCTCGACGGTGAAGGTGATCCCGTCAGGGGCCTCAACCGGAACAGGGTGGGAGTAGCCCAGTGCGAACTCGAGGTCGCTGCCTTTGGCCTGGACGCGGTAGCCGGTGCCGACGATCTCAAGCTTCTTGGTGAAGCCGTCGGTGACGCCGATGATCATGTTGTTGATCAGGCTGCGGGTCAGGCCGTGCAGGGAGCGGGCCTCGCGGGAGTCGTCGGGACGGTTGACCGTGATGGTGCCATCCTCGATCTCCAGGGTGATGCCCTGCGCGATGGTGCGGGAGAGCTCGCCCTTCGAGCCCTTGACGGTCACCTCGCGGCCGTCGAGCTTGACCTCAACTCCGGAGGGAACGGTGATCGGAAGTCGACCAATTCGTGACATTTCTGGTGCGCTCCTTCCGGTTACCAGACGTAGGCGAGAACTTCTCCGCCTACGCCCTTCTTGCCTGCCTGCCGGTCGGTCAGAAGACCGGAGGATGTGGACAGGATGGCGATGCCCAGGCCGCCCAGCACGTGCGGGAGGTTGTTGGACTTCGCGTAGACCCGCAGGCCCGGCTTGGAGATCCGGCGCAGGCCGGCGATCGAACGCTCACGGTTCGGACCGAACTTCAGGTCGATCACGAGGGTCTTGCCGACTTCGGCCTCTTCCTCGCGCCAGTCGGTGATGTAGCCCTCCGCCTTCAGGATGTCGGCAATCCGCACCTTCAGCTTGGAGCTGGGCATGGACACCTGGTCGTGGAAGGCCGAGTTGGCGTTGCGCAGACGCGTCAGCATGTCTGCGACGGGATCGGTCATCGTCATATTGGGGCGTGTGCCCTTCCTCGCCGCGGTTTCTCCCCCTCCGGAGTCGAGCTCTGGTGGGGGGACCTACGACGTCGTTTTCGTTAAGGAGTCAGTCCTGCTTGAACGGGAAGCCCAGTGCGCGAAGCAGCGCCCGGCCCTCCTCGTCGGTGCTCGCAGTGGTCACCACGGTGATGTCCATACCGCGGGGACGGTCGATCTTGTCCTGGTCGATCTCGTGGAAGACCGACTGGTCGTTCAGACCGAAGGTGTAGTTGCCGTTGCCGTCGAACTGCTTGGGGCTCAGGCCCCGGAAGTCGCGGATGCGGGGCAGTGCGAAGGTGACCAGACGGTCCACGAACTCCCACATGCGGTCTCCGCGCAGCGTAGTGTGCGTGCCGATCGGCTGGCCCTCACGCAGCTTGAACTGCGCGATGGACTTCCGTGCCCGAGTGACCTTGGGCTTCTGGCCGGTGATGCTGGTCAGGTCGGTCACGGCGCCGTCGATGAGCTTGGAGTCGCGAGCTGCCTCGCCGACGCCCATGTTCACCACGACCTTGACCAGCCCCGGGATCTGCATCACGTTGGCGTACTCGAACTCGCCCTGCAGGGAGCTGCGGATCTCCTCGCGGTACTTGGTCTTCAGCCGCGGAGTCATCTTGGTCTCGTTGACGGTCTCGGTCATGACAGCTCCTTCCCGGAGGCCTTGGCGTAGCGGACCTTCTTGGTCTCGCCGTCTGCCTCCTCGACGCGGAAGCCGACGCGGGTCGGCTGACCGGACTCGGGGTCGACGACGGCGACGTTGGAGACGTGGATGGGAGCCTCGGACTCGACGATGCCGCCCTCAGTGCTGCCGAACTGACCGGCACGGAGGTGGCGCTTCATCCGGTTGATCCCCTCGACGACCACCCGGTCGCGCTTGGGGAGCACCTCCAGCACCTTGCCCTGCTTGCCTTTGTCCTTGCCGGTGAGCACCTGGACGAGGTCGTCCTTCTTGATCTTTGCTGCCATGGGTTACAGCACCTCCGGAGCCAGGGAGACGATCTTCATGAACTTGCTGTCGCGAAGCTCACGGCCCACGGGCCCGAAGATACGGGTGCCGCGCGGGTCCTGAGTGTCACCCTTGAGAATGACGGCGGCGTTCTCGTCGAAGGAGATGTAGGAGCCGTCGTTGCGACGTGCCTTCTTCTTCGACCGGACGACGACGGCCTTGACGACGTCGCCCTTCTTGACGTTCCCGCCGGGGATGGCGTCTTTGACGGTGGCGACGAATGTGTCACCGATGCCTGCGTAGCGGCGTCCGGATCCGCCGAGCACACGGATGACAAGGATTTCCTTGGCACCGGTGTTGTCGGCGATCTTCAGCCGCGATTCCTGCTGAATCACGTGGTTTCTCCTGTCGTCCTACTGGTTCTCACGCGCACGCGAGCCTTGTGGAACATATAGAAATACGGGTGTTCTCCCCCGTCGCTTTCCCAGTGAGCGAGACCGGGCGGATCCGGTCTTTGGGCCCGAACAGCTGCCTTCAGGTCAGTGGCAGCGGAACTGCCGACCATCACGCTGCGGGCCCTGTCACTGGCCGAGGCGACATTGGGGGACATGCGCTGTCCGCGGCGGAATCATGACGAAACCAACGCACACGGGCGCACAATTTCACTATCATACAGAAAAAGGGACCGGACCCCAAAACACGGGGTCCGGTCCCTTTTCGCTGCTCAGCGGGCTCGAGGCGTTACTTCGCCTTCTCGATGATCCGCACCAGGCGCCACCGCTTGGTGGCGGACAGGGGGCGGGTCTCAGAGATCTGAACGGTGTCGCCGATGCCGGCCTCGCCGTTCTCGTCGTGAGCCTTGAACTTGGTGTGCCGCTTCATGACCTTCCCGTACAGGGAGTGCTTCATGCGGTCCTCGACCTCTACGACGATCGTCTTCTCCATTTTGTCGGAGACGACGACGCCGCGAAGGTTCTTGCGGTAGTTGCGCTCAGAGGCGGCGTCGCTCTGCGCTTTGTTCGCCGGCGCTGCGGCGGTGGTGTCCTGCTTGCTCATACTCAGTCCTCAGTCTCCTTCTCGGCCTCGGCCGCGGCCTCACGGATGCCGAGCTCGCGCTCGCGCAGCACCGTGTAGATGCGGGCGATGTCTCGCTTGACAGCCTTCAGGCGGGCTGAGTTCTCCAGCTGCCCGGTGGCGTGCTGGAAGCGGAGGTTGAACAGCTCCTCCTTGGCACCGCGGAGGTGCTCGGAGAGCTCGGAGTCCTCCAACTGGGCAAGCTTCTCCACGGTCAGGTCCTTGGATCCGACTGCCATTTCACTCACCACTCTCTCGGCTGATGACGCGTGCCTTCATCGGCAGCTTGTGGATTGCCAGACGCAGGGCCTCCTTGGCGACCTCTTCGCTGACACCGGACAGCTCGAACATCACTCGTCCGGGCTTGACGTTGGCGACCCACCACTCGGGGGAGCCCTTGCCGGAGCCCATGCGGACCTCGGCGGGCTTCTTGGTGAGCGGGTGGTCGGGGTAGATGTTGATCCAGACCTTGCCGCCGCGCTTGATGTGACGGGTCATGGCAATACGAGCCGATTCGATCTGGCGGTTGGTCACGTAGGCCGGGGCCAGTGCCTGGATACCGTACTCGCCGAAGGCCAGCTCGGTGCCGCCCTTGGCCATGCCGCCGCGCTTGGGCTTGTGCGGCTTGCGGTACTTGACGCGCTTAGGCATCAGCATCAGTTCTGCCCTCCTTCTGCGGCAGGTGCTGCGGCAGCCTCGTCACGGCGTCCGCCGCCGCGACGACGACGTTCACCGCCGCGCTCGTTCCGGCCTCCGCGGGCACCGCCGCGGCCGGAGGGCTGGGATGCCTGCTGGGCAGCCAGCTCCTTGGCGGTGAGGTCGCCCTTGTAGACCCAGACCTTCACGCCGATGCGGCCGAAGGTCGTCTTGGCCTCGTGCTTGCCGAAGTCGATGTTGGCGCGCAGGGTGTGCAGCGGCACACGGCCTTCGCGGTAGAACTCGGAGCGGGACATCTCAGCGCCGCCGAGTCGGCCGGCGCACTGGATACGAATACCCTTGGCACCGGCGCGCATGGCGGAGGAGATGGCCTTCTTCATGGCGCGGCGGAAGGCCACACGGGCGGCCAGCTGCTCAGCGACGCCCTGTGCGACGAGCTGAGCATCGGTCTCGGGGTTCTTCACCTCAAGGATGTTGAGCTGAATCTGCTTGTTGGTGAGCTTCTCCAGCGCACCGCGGATCCGGTCAGCCTCGGCGCCGCGGCGACCGATGACGATGCCGGGACGGGCGGTGTGGATGTCAACACGGACCCTGTCACGAGTGCGCTCAATCTCCACACGGGAGATGCCGGCGCGCTCTACGCTCTTCTCGAGCAGCTCACGGATCTGGGCATCTTCCTTCACGTAGTCCTTGTACCGCTGACCCGGCTTGCTCGAGTCGGCGTACCAGCGGGTGACGTGGTCAGTGGTGATGCCCAGACGGAAACCATTGGGGTTGATCTTCTGTCCCACTACTGATCCCCACCTTTCTCTTCTGTGCCGACCACGATGGTCACGTGGCTGGTGCGCTTGTTGATGCGGAAGGCACGTCCCTGAGCGCGGGGGCGGAACCGCTTCATGGTCGGTCCTTCGTCCACCCGGGCCTCAGTGATGACGTAGTCGTCCTCGTTGAAGGCCGCACCTGCACGGTCAGCATGCTGACGTGCGTTGGCCAGCGCTGATGCGACCACCTTGTACACCGGCTCCGAAGCGCCCTGCGGGGCGAACTGCAGAATGGCCAGTGCCTCATTGGCCTGCTTGCCGCGGACAAGGTCGACGACGCGCCGGGCCTTCATAGGCGTCACACGCAGGTAGCGCGCAATTGCCTTGGCTTCCATTGCTCTCCTTCTTTCCTGAAGTGCAGCCCCGCTCAGCGGCGCTTGCCCTTCTTGTCGTCCTTCACATGTCCGCGGAATGTGCGGGTCAGAGCGAATTCGCCGAGCTTGTGCCCGACCATCGACTCCGTGATGAACACGGGAATGTGCTTGCGTCCGTCGTGCACGGCAATGGTGTGGCCGAGCATGTCCGGGATGATCATGGAACGGCGGGACCAGGTCTTGATGACGTTCTTGGTGCCCTTTTCGTTCTCAGCCTGGACCTTGAGGAACAGGTGCTGATCAACGAAGGGGCCCTTCTTCAAGCTGCGTGGCATGTTTCCAGGCTCCTATCGCTTGTTCTTGGTACGACGGCGACGCACGATGAGCTTGTCGCTTTCCTTGTTGGGACGACGAGTGCGGCCCTCGGGCTTGCCGTTGGGGTTGACCGGGTGGCGACCGCCGGAGGTCTTGCCCTCACCGCCGCCGTGCGGGTGGTCGACAGGGTTCATGACCACACCGCGGACGGTCGGACGGATGCCCTTCCAACGGTTTCGGCCTGCCTTGCCCCAGTTGATGTTGGACTGCTCGGCGTTGCCGACCTGTCCGACCGTGGCACGGCAGCGCACGTCAACGTTGCGGACCTCGCCGGAGGGCAGACGCAGCTGGGCGTACTTGCCCTCGCGGGCCACCAGCTGGATGGAGGCTCCTGCGGAGCGGCCGAGCTTCGCTCCGCCTCCTGGGCGCAGCTCCACTGCGTGGATGACCGTGCCCAGGGGGATGTTGCGCAGCGGCAGGTTGTTGCCGGGCTTGATGTCCGCGTTGGGGCCGGACTCGATCGCGTCGCCCTGATTCAGCTTGGCGGGAGCCAGGATGTAGCGCTTGGTGCCGTCTGCGAAGTGCAGCAGCGCGATGCGTGCGGTGCGGTTGGGGTCGTACTCGATGTGGGCGACCTTGGCGGGCACACCGTCCTTGTCGGAGCGGCGGAAGTCGATCACGCGGTACTGGCGCTTGTGGCCGCCGCCCTTGTGACGGGTGGTGATCTTGCCCTGGCCGTTGCGGCCGCCGGTCTTGGTCAGCGGCTTGAGCAGGGACTTCTCGGGGGTGTCCCGAGTGATCTCTGCGAAGTCGGCCACGGACGAGCCGCGCTGGCCCGGGGTGGTCGGCTTGAGGTTACGAATTGCCATGTGCTCTTCCTTCGATCAAGTGGTGCCGGCAGCCGGTCAGGCTGCGGCTCCTCCGAAGATGTCGATTGCGTAGCCCTCTTTGAGGGTGAGGATCGCGCGCTTGGTGTCGTTGCGCTTGCCCCAGCCGAAGCGGGTGCGGCGGCGCTTGCCCTCGCGGTTGATGGTGTTGACCTTGTCGACCTTGACGCTGAAGATCTGCTCCACGGCGTACTTGATCTCGGTCTTGCTCGAGCCGGGGGCCACCAGGAAGGTGTACTTGCCCTCGTCGATGTTGTTGTAGGACTTCTCGGAGATCACCGGAGCGATGATCACATCACGCGGGTCCTTATTGATGGTGGCGCTCACTTGGCCTCCTCCTTGTCCTTCTGGCCGCCTTCAGCGTGGGCGAGAAAGGCGTCGTAGCCGGCCTGGGTGAACACGACCTCGTCGGAGACGACGACGTCGTAGGTGTTCAGCTGGTCTGCGTAGAGGGTGTGCACCTCGGGCAGGTTGCGCAGGCTCAGCGCAGCGCTGTCCTCCTCGCGGCCGATGACCACGAGCCAGTTGCGGGCGACGCCCACAGCTGCCAGGGCCTCCTTGCCGGCCTTGGTGGAGGGGGTTTCGCCGCCGATGGCGTCCAGGACGTGCACGCGGCCATTCCGGGCCCGGTCGGAGAGGGCCCCGCGCAGAGCGGCTGCCTTCATCTTCTTGGGGGTCCGCTGCTCGTAGGAGCGCGGAGTGGGCCCGTGCACGACGCCGCCACCGATCATGTGCGGGGCGATCATCGAACCCTGACGGGCGCGGCCGGTGCCCTTCTGGCGGAACGGCTTGGCGGTGGTCCCGGAGACCTCGGAGCGGGTCTTGACCTTGCTGGTGCCCTGACGAGCAGCAGCCTGCTGCGCCACAACCACCTGGTGGATCAGCGCGGGCTTGGTCTCGACGTCGAAGATGGCGCCGGGGAGATCGACAGTAACTTTCTTAGCCATGTGGATCATGCTCCCTTCACGGCCGTGCGGACGAGGATGGTGCCGCCGCGGGAGCCGGGAACGGCACCCTTCAGCAGCAGCAGGCCCTTCTCCGCGTCCACGGCGTGGACGGTGAGGTTGTGGGTGGTGTGACGGGCGTTGCCCATCTTGCCGGCCATCCGCAGACCCTTGAACACGCGGCCCGGGGTCGCTGCCATACCGATGGCGCCGGGCTTGCGGTGGTTCTTGTGCTGGCCGTGGGATGCGCCGACGCCGGCGAAGCCGTGACGCTTCATGACGCCGGCGAAGCCCTTGCCCTTGGTCTTGCCGACGACGTCGACCTTCTGGCCTGCCTCGAAGGCATCCACGGAGAGGTCCTGGCCGAGCTCGTAGTCAGCGGCATCCGCGGTGCGGATCTCAACCACGTGGCGGCGGGGGGTCACACCGGCCTTGGCGAAGTGGCCTGCCAGGGGCTTGGTCACCTTGCGGGGGTCGATGGCGCCGAAGCCGATCTGCACGGCGCTGTAGCCGTCAGAGTCTTCGCTGCGGATCTGAGTGATGACGTTGGAGTCAGCCTGGATCACGGTGACCGGCACGAGGTTGTGGTCCTCGTCCCAGACCTGTGTCATGCCGAGCTTGGTGCCCAGCAGACCCTTGACGGGCAGCTCAACGCGAGAAATGTTGCTCATTGTTCAGGCACCTCCCTCTCAGAGCTTGATCTCGATGTTGACGTCAGCGGGCAGGTCGAGACGCATCAGTGAGTCCACGGCCTTGGGCGTGGGGTCCACGATGTCGATCAGGCGCTTGTGGGTGCGCATCTCGAAATGCTCGCGAGAATCTTTGTACTTGTGAGGTGAACGAATCACGGCGTAGACGTTCTTCTCAGTCGGCAGCGGCACGGGGCCGACCACCGTGGCGCCTGCGCGCGTGACCGTGTCGACGATCTTCCGAGCCGAGGTGTCAATGACCTCGTGGTCGTACGACTTCAGCCGGATGCGGATTTTCTGTCCCGCCATGGCATTGAGCCTCTCTGTGGTCCTTGCAGTACGTCCTCAATGCGGCCAGCCCCGGGCTGCAGAGACGATGCGGACTCCAACCCCAAGAGAGGGGGCGCGGCCGACGAGCGGCCGACAGTGAAGCTGTCAACACCTTCTGCAGTTCTGGTCTGGCCGAACAGAGTGAATCCGCCGATTCCGACGGGTTCCTCACCCTGTAGGCTTCCGGCCCCCGCGGTCGGGCGTGTCGCTTACGATGCGCTGGTGAGAGCGCACAGCGGCACCCGCGGTATGGTCGGGGTGGTTTGTATAGCTTGTCTGCTGCACAGCTGGGCGCACGTGGTCCCGGCGGCGAGCAACTTGTCTATAGTGCCACGGCGGGACTGCCGTATGCAAACCCACCCATAGGACATGACCCCCAAGCCTGCCGCGAACAGGCGACAGCGCATGCGAGAGGCCCCCGGCACCTTCACGGTGCCGGGGGCCTCTCGAGTCCCTCAAGGAGTTATCCGGCGCACAGCGCCGGGGCCACCTTGAGCAGCCTAGGACAGCAGATCACTCAACGATCTTGGTGACCTTGCCGGAGCCAACGGTGCGGCCGCCCTCACGGATGGCGAAGCCGAGGCCCTCCTCCATGGCGATGGGCTGGATGAGCTCGACGGACATCTCGGTGTTGTCACCGGGCATGACCATCTCGGTGCCCTCGGGCAGCTCGATGACACCGGTGACGTCGGTGGTCCGGAAGTAGAACTGCGGACGGTAGTTGGTGTAGAAGGGGTTGTGACGCCCGCCCTCATCCTTGGAGAGGATGTAGACGTTGGCCTCGAACTTGGTGTGCGGGGTGATGGAGCCGGGAGCTGCCACCACCTGACCACGCTCGACGTCGTCACGCTTCAGACCGCGCAGCAGCAGGCCACAGTTCTCGCCGGCCCATGCCTCGTCAAGCTGCTTGTGGAACATCTCGATGCCGGTGACGGTGGTCTTCTGCTTCTCGCGGATGCCGAGGATCTCGATCTCGGAGTTGATCTTCAGGGTGCCGCGCTCGGCGCGTCCAGTCACCACGGTGCCGCGGCCGGTGATGGTGAAGACGTCCTCGATGGGCATGAGGAACGGCTTGTCCTTGTCACGCTCCGGCTCGGGGATGAACTCGTCGACCTGCTCCATCAGGTCCTCAACAGACTTGACCCACTCGGCGTCGCCCTCAAGAGCCTTCAGGCCGGAGGTGCGCACCACGGGAGCGTTGTCACCGTCGAAGTCCTGGTCGGAGAGCAGCTCCCGGACCTCCATCTCAACGAGGTCCAGCAGCTCCTCGTCCTCCACCATGTCGGCCTTGTTCAGAGCGACCAGCAGAGCGGGGACGCCGACCTGCTTGGCCAGCAGGACGTGCTCACGGGTCTGAGCCATCGGACCGTCGGTGGCGGCGACCACGAGGATGGCGCCGTCCATCTGAGCGGCACCCGTGATCATGTTCTTCACGTAGTCAGCGTGGCCGGGAGCGTCGACGTGTGCGTAGTGGCGCTTCTCCGTCTGGTACTCAACGTGGGACACGTTGATGGTGATGCCGCGCTCGCGCTCCTCGGGTGCGTTGTCGATGGAGGCGAAGTCACGCTGCTCGTTCAGCTCCGGGTACTTGTCCCCCAGGACCTTGGAGATGGCAGCAGTCAGGGTGGTCTTGCCGTGGTCGACGTGACCGATGGTGCCGATGTTGAGGTGCGGCTTGCTCCGCTCGAACTTTGCCTTGGCCACAGGTTCCTCCTATAGAACGTGTTGGTGAAG
The sequence above is drawn from the Nesterenkonia populi genome and encodes:
- the rpsJ gene encoding 30S ribosomal protein S10, which translates into the protein MAGQKIRIRLKSYDHEVIDTSARKIVDTVTRAGATVVGPVPLPTEKNVYAVIRSPHKYKDSREHFEMRTHKRLIDIVDPTPKAVDSLMRLDLPADVNIEIKL
- the rpsS gene encoding 30S ribosomal protein S19, with translation MPRSLKKGPFVDQHLFLKVQAENEKGTKNVIKTWSRRSMIIPDMLGHTIAVHDGRKHIPVFITESMVGHKLGEFALTRTFRGHVKDDKKGKRR
- the rplD gene encoding 50S ribosomal protein L4: MAKKVTVDLPGAIFDVETKPALIHQVVVAQQAAARQGTSKVKTRSEVSGTTAKPFRQKGTGRARQGSMIAPHMIGGGVVHGPTPRSYEQRTPKKMKAAALRGALSDRARNGRVHVLDAIGGETPSTKAGKEALAAVGVARNWLVVIGREEDSAALSLRNLPEVHTLYADQLNTYDVVVSDEVVFTQAGYDAFLAHAEGGQKDKEEAK
- the tuf gene encoding elongation factor Tu, whose protein sequence is MAKAKFERSKPHLNIGTIGHVDHGKTTLTAAISKVLGDKYPELNEQRDFASIDNAPEERERGITINVSHVEYQTEKRHYAHVDAPGHADYVKNMITGAAQMDGAILVVAATDGPMAQTREHVLLAKQVGVPALLVALNKADMVEDEELLDLVEMEVRELLSDQDFDGDNAPVVRTSGLKALEGDAEWVKSVEDLMEQVDEFIPEPERDKDKPFLMPIEDVFTITGRGTVVTGRAERGTLKINSEIEILGIREKQKTTVTGIEMFHKQLDEAWAGENCGLLLRGLKRDDVERGQVVAAPGSITPHTKFEANVYILSKDEGGRHNPFYTNYRPQFYFRTTDVTGVIELPEGTEMVMPGDNTEMSVELIQPIAMEEGLGFAIREGGRTVGSGKVTKIVE
- the rplB gene encoding 50S ribosomal protein L2 translates to MAIRNLKPTTPGQRGSSVADFAEITRDTPEKSLLKPLTKTGGRNGQGKITTRHKGGGHKRQYRVIDFRRSDKDGVPAKVAHIEYDPNRTARIALLHFADGTKRYILAPAKLNQGDAIESGPNADIKPGNNLPLRNIPLGTVIHAVELRPGGGAKLGRSAGASIQLVAREGKYAQLRLPSGEVRNVDVRCRATVGQVGNAEQSNINWGKAGRNRWKGIRPTVRGVVMNPVDHPHGGGEGKTSGGRHPVNPNGKPEGRTRRPNKESDKLIVRRRRTKNKR
- the rplC gene encoding 50S ribosomal protein L3 is translated as MSNISRVELPVKGLLGTKLGMTQVWDEDHNLVPVTVIQADSNVITQIRSEDSDGYSAVQIGFGAIDPRKVTKPLAGHFAKAGVTPRRHVVEIRTADAADYELGQDLSVDAFEAGQKVDVVGKTKGKGFAGVMKRHGFAGVGASHGQHKNHRKPGAIGMAATPGRVFKGLRMAGKMGNARHTTHNLTVHAVDAEKGLLLLKGAVPGSRGGTILVRTAVKGA
- the rplW gene encoding 50S ribosomal protein L23, with protein sequence MSATINKDPRDVIIAPVISEKSYNNIDEGKYTFLVAPGSSKTEIKYAVEQIFSVKVDKVNTINREGKRRRTRFGWGKRNDTKRAILTLKEGYAIDIFGGAAA